The genomic DNA CTACGGATTTCCACAATAGCGTCGGGGGCGAAATTATCGAACAATGAAAGAATATCAAAGGCCGGACCATCAGTCTGACCAACAACAAGTGGAGGATGACCCCTATGAAGTTCGTTTCGCTGCTGTGCGCCACCGTCGCCGCCGGCTGCCTGATGGCCGCCACCGCCGCCACCGCGCAGGAGCCGATCGTCATCAAGTTCAGCCACGTCGTCGCTCCGGAAACCCCGAAGGGCAAGGGCGCCGAGAAGTTCAAGCAGCTGGCCGAGCAGCGCACCGCTGGCAAGGTGAAGGTCGAGGTCTATCCGAACAGCCAGCTCTACAAGGATAAGGAGGAGCTGGAGGCCCTGCAGCTCGGCGCCGTGCAGATGCTGGCCCCGTCGCTGGCCAAGTTCGGTCCGCTGGGCGCCAAGGAATTCGAGATCTTCGACCTGCCCTACATCTTCCCCTGCAAGGCCGCCCTGGTAAAGGTCACCACCGGCACGATCGGCAAGCAGCTGTTCCAGAAGCTGGAGAACAAGGGCATCACCGGTCTGGCCTATTGGGACAACGGCTTCAAGATCATGAGCGCCAACAAGCCGCTGCACACCACGGCGGACTTCAAGGGCCTCAAGATGCGCATCCAGTCGTCGAAGGTGCTGGACGCGCAGATGCGCGCGCTCGGCGCCCTGCCGCAGGTGATGGCCTTCTCCGAGGTCTATCAGGCGCTGCAGACCGGCGTCGTCGACGGCACCGAGAACCCGCCGTCCAACATGTACACCCAGAAGATGCACGAGGTGCAGAGCCACGCCACGCTCTCCGACCACGGCTATCTGGGCTACGCGGTCATCGTGAACAAGAAGTTCTGGGACGGCCTGCCGGCCGACGTCCGCACCGAGCTCGACGGCGCGATGAAGGAGGCGACCGAATACGCCAACAACATCGCCCAGGAAGAGAACGACAAGGCGCTGGAGGCGATGAAGGCCGCCGGCAAGACCAAGTTCTACGAGCTGACCAAGGACGAGCGCGCGTCGTGGCGC from Azospirillum brasilense includes the following:
- a CDS encoding TRAP transporter substrate-binding protein — translated: MKFVSLLCATVAAGCLMAATAATAQEPIVIKFSHVVAPETPKGKGAEKFKQLAEQRTAGKVKVEVYPNSQLYKDKEELEALQLGAVQMLAPSLAKFGPLGAKEFEIFDLPYIFPCKAALVKVTTGTIGKQLFQKLENKGITGLAYWDNGFKIMSANKPLHTTADFKGLKMRIQSSKVLDAQMRALGALPQVMAFSEVYQALQTGVVDGTENPPSNMYTQKMHEVQSHATLSDHGYLGYAVIVNKKFWDGLPADVRTELDGAMKEATEYANNIAQEENDKALEAMKAAGKTKFYELTKDERASWRQAMLPVHEDMASRVGKELLASIKTETDAAKCE